One part of the Luteibacter yeojuensis genome encodes these proteins:
- a CDS encoding YggS family pyridoxal phosphate-dependent enzyme, whose product MTFDVSTLAGRLAAVRASMADACRQAGRDPAEVVLLPVSKTFGVDIVREAVGLGLRRFGENKAQEIQAKATALAGENLEWVVIGHLQTNKAKVVATYASEVQSLDRPDLAVALDKALQARGRAIDVLVQVKTSPEETKSGISPADLLPFLDELKAFHSLRLRGLMTLAEASEDEERVRACFRTLYRLRDRAREAGHAVDRLSMGMSGDYALAIAEGSTELRIGSAIFGARSYKV is encoded by the coding sequence ATGACCTTCGACGTCTCGACGCTGGCGGGGCGGCTCGCTGCCGTGCGGGCGTCGATGGCCGATGCCTGCCGCCAGGCGGGACGCGATCCGGCGGAGGTCGTCCTGCTTCCCGTCAGCAAGACCTTCGGCGTGGATATCGTGCGCGAGGCCGTCGGTCTGGGCTTGCGTCGTTTCGGGGAGAACAAGGCACAGGAGATCCAGGCGAAGGCAACGGCGCTAGCCGGGGAAAACCTGGAATGGGTGGTCATCGGCCACCTGCAGACGAATAAGGCGAAGGTGGTCGCGACCTACGCCAGCGAGGTTCAGTCGCTCGACCGCCCCGACCTCGCCGTGGCCCTGGACAAGGCGTTGCAGGCGCGCGGCCGTGCGATCGACGTGCTCGTGCAGGTAAAAACCTCGCCGGAGGAAACGAAATCGGGGATATCCCCCGCCGACCTGCTCCCGTTCCTCGACGAACTGAAGGCCTTCCACTCGCTGCGCCTGCGCGGACTGATGACGCTCGCCGAGGCGAGCGAGGACGAGGAGCGGGTGAGAGCGTGCTTCCGCACCCTGTATCGTCTGCGTGACAGGGCCCGCGAGGCTGGCCACGCGGTGGATCGCCTCTCCATGGGCATGAGCGGGGATTACGCTCTCGCTATTGCCGAAGGCAGTACCGAGCTGCGGATCGGCTCGGCCATCTTCGGGGCAAGATCCTACAAGGTCTGA